In Arthrobacter alpinus, a single window of DNA contains:
- the coxB gene encoding cytochrome c oxidase subunit II: MSSQDRTGSRRAKVIPIAGLAIAGALALSGCTAESKNGWLPAERDNTNHTAGIIDLWVNSWITVLIIGLITWALIIWCIIAYRRRKGATGYPRQTSYNLPLEIFYTLIPLFMVLVFFHFTNVEQESINARVDNPDVTIDVRAKQWSFDFNYVQGNDVKDAVYSAGVQATLDGKPIDKSKLPTLYLPINRSVELQLNSREVIHSFWVPAFLDKKDMLPGKTNYMTLTPTALGTFDGKCAELCGEYHSEMLFNVKVVTQAEFDAHLAELKAKGQTGNIGEEYDRNPNLNATK, from the coding sequence GTGAGTTCGCAGGACCGAACCGGCAGCCGACGCGCAAAAGTCATCCCCATCGCTGGGTTGGCTATTGCCGGAGCGTTAGCTTTGTCAGGATGCACGGCAGAGAGTAAGAACGGCTGGTTGCCAGCCGAACGTGATAACACCAATCACACAGCAGGAATCATTGACCTCTGGGTCAATTCCTGGATCACAGTCTTGATTATCGGCCTGATCACCTGGGCCTTGATCATCTGGTGCATCATTGCCTACCGTCGACGCAAGGGCGCCACCGGCTACCCGCGCCAGACCAGCTACAACCTCCCGTTGGAGATTTTTTACACACTGATTCCCCTCTTCATGGTGCTGGTGTTCTTCCACTTCACCAACGTTGAGCAGGAATCGATCAACGCACGCGTTGACAACCCTGATGTCACTATCGACGTCCGGGCCAAGCAGTGGTCTTTTGATTTCAACTATGTGCAAGGAAATGACGTCAAGGACGCTGTGTACTCAGCTGGTGTCCAGGCGACCTTGGACGGCAAGCCGATCGACAAGTCGAAGCTTCCCACCTTGTACCTGCCGATCAACCGATCAGTAGAGCTTCAGCTGAACTCCCGCGAAGTGATTCACTCCTTCTGGGTCCCGGCGTTCCTTGACAAGAAGGACATGCTTCCCGGCAAGACGAACTACATGACCCTGACGCCGACGGCGCTGGGTACGTTCGACGGTAAGTGCGCTGAACTCTGCGGCGAGTACCACTCTGAAATGCTCTTCAATGTCAAGGTTGTCACGCAGGCCGAGTTCGATGCGCACCTCGCAGAGCTCAAGGCCAAGGGCCAGACCGGAAACATCGGCGAAGAGTACGACCGTAATCCTAACCTGAACGCAACGAAGTAG